One genomic window of Brevundimonas vesicularis includes the following:
- a CDS encoding chemotaxis protein CheE — protein MTVITHTQRKSRLSEMLDRPGGVSVGVALAQARANLDGLQDQARAIIGDNIAALLAKPDPNLIEPMRLDLAYSASSQIIDAASPFSMDDLCTAAKGLCDLLDAAPRQGGFDWRIATVHAQAMKLLLALPPEEQAARTAILTNLQEVLRKKLPAAGQSAI, from the coding sequence ATGACCGTCATCACCCATACCCAGCGCAAGTCCCGTCTGTCCGAAATGCTGGATCGCCCCGGCGGCGTCAGCGTCGGTGTCGCCCTGGCCCAGGCCCGCGCCAATCTGGACGGACTTCAGGATCAGGCCCGCGCCATCATCGGCGACAATATCGCGGCACTCCTCGCAAAGCCCGATCCGAACCTGATCGAGCCGATGCGGCTGGACCTGGCCTATTCCGCCTCCAGCCAGATCATCGACGCCGCAAGCCCCTTTTCTATGGACGACCTTTGCACGGCGGCGAAGGGTCTGTGCGACCTGCTGGACGCCGCGCCGCGTCAGGGCGGTTTCGACTGGCGCATCGCCACGGTCCACGCCCAGGCGATGAAACTGCTGCTGGCCCTGCCGCCCGAGGAGCAGGCCGCGCGGACCGCCATCCTGACGAACCTGCAAGAGGTGCTCAGAAAGAAGCTGCCGGCCGCCGGTCAGTCCGCCATCTGA
- a CDS encoding ABCB family ABC transporter ATP-binding protein/permease, with translation MRGERSGGRRDPMVKAQQAGSPQDKTDGPPTLTALADLARLVARSGAPHLKLRLISAILLTLAGKGLGVLAPLVLGAAVNRLAAGQGAATAVGLGFAAFAIGWAVVRFLSAASPLVSDVVFAPVRAAAQRATAAEAFAHALSLSLDFHQTKRSGALSRTMDRGSRAVDFLLRILAFNLVPTGVELVLAAGVLGAKYDWRFAAVAVVVVVIYTAATFAMSNWRLEHRRIMNAADSEAAGVSVDALLNYETVKSFGAETRAAQTYDRALGDYAEASLKANSSLNMLNGMQALVMNLGLGVMAVMAGFEAAAGRMGPGDVTAAVLIMISLYAPLNILGFAYREIRQSFIDMEEMLKVTRQTPQVADAPNAAALPRPVDARGASVAFEGVGFRHDARANGLEGVSFYAAPGTTTALVGPSGAGKSTIVKLALRLLDPQEGRVLIDGHDAREVTQASLRSAVALVPQDVALFNDTLAANIAFARPEADEGQVWAAAEAAELADFIRGLPDGMQTKVGERGLKLSGGERQRVGIARALLADPCILILDEATSALDSRTEAAIQKTLRKARNGRTTLVVAHRLSTVADADQILVLKAGRIVERGGHHELVARQGGEYAALWRKQTRGGKTPQMAD, from the coding sequence ATGCGAGGCGAACGCTCCGGCGGCAGGCGTGACCCGATGGTCAAGGCGCAGCAGGCAGGGAGCCCACAGGACAAGACGGACGGACCTCCGACGCTGACGGCGCTGGCGGATCTGGCGCGGCTGGTGGCCCGATCGGGCGCGCCGCACCTGAAACTGCGGCTGATCTCGGCCATACTGCTGACGCTGGCGGGCAAGGGGCTGGGCGTTCTGGCGCCGCTGGTGCTGGGCGCGGCGGTCAACCGTCTGGCGGCGGGGCAGGGTGCGGCGACCGCCGTCGGCCTGGGCTTTGCAGCCTTCGCCATAGGCTGGGCCGTCGTGCGGTTCCTGTCGGCTGCGTCGCCCCTGGTGTCGGACGTAGTGTTCGCGCCGGTGCGCGCCGCCGCCCAGCGCGCGACGGCGGCCGAGGCCTTCGCCCATGCGCTGAGCCTGTCGCTGGATTTTCACCAGACCAAACGCTCGGGCGCCCTGTCGCGGACGATGGACCGGGGATCGCGCGCGGTGGACTTCCTGCTGCGCATCCTGGCCTTCAACCTGGTTCCGACGGGGGTGGAGCTGGTGCTGGCGGCCGGGGTGCTGGGGGCCAAATACGACTGGCGTTTCGCCGCCGTCGCGGTGGTCGTGGTCGTCATCTACACCGCCGCCACCTTCGCCATGTCCAACTGGCGACTGGAGCATCGCCGGATCATGAATGCGGCCGATTCCGAGGCCGCCGGCGTCTCGGTCGACGCCCTGCTGAACTATGAGACGGTCAAGTCGTTCGGGGCCGAGACGCGCGCGGCCCAGACCTATGACCGGGCGCTGGGCGACTATGCCGAGGCGTCGCTGAAGGCCAACAGTTCGCTGAACATGCTGAACGGGATGCAGGCCCTGGTGATGAACCTGGGCCTGGGCGTCATGGCGGTGATGGCCGGGTTCGAGGCGGCGGCCGGAAGGATGGGGCCGGGCGACGTGACGGCCGCGGTGCTGATCATGATCTCGCTGTATGCACCGCTGAACATCCTGGGCTTCGCCTATCGGGAAATCCGTCAGTCCTTCATCGACATGGAGGAGATGCTGAAGGTGACGCGGCAGACGCCGCAGGTCGCCGATGCGCCGAACGCCGCCGCCCTGCCGCGGCCTGTCGATGCGCGCGGGGCGTCGGTGGCGTTCGAGGGCGTCGGCTTCCGCCACGACGCGCGGGCCAATGGGCTGGAAGGCGTCAGCTTCTACGCCGCGCCGGGCACCACGACGGCGCTGGTCGGCCCCTCGGGCGCGGGCAAGTCCACCATCGTCAAACTGGCGCTGCGTCTGCTCGATCCGCAGGAAGGGCGCGTGCTGATCGACGGCCATGATGCGCGTGAGGTGACCCAGGCCTCGCTGCGATCGGCGGTGGCGCTGGTGCCTCAGGATGTGGCGCTGTTCAACGACACCCTGGCCGCCAATATCGCCTTCGCCCGGCCCGAGGCGGACGAGGGGCAGGTGTGGGCGGCGGCGGAGGCGGCGGAACTGGCCGACTTCATTCGTGGATTGCCGGACGGGATGCAGACCAAGGTCGGCGAGCGAGGTCTCAAGCTGTCGGGCGGCGAACGCCAGCGGGTGGGCATCGCCCGAGCGCTGCTGGCCGATCCGTGCATCCTGATCCTGGACGAGGCCACCAGCGCCCTGGACAGCCGCACCGAGGCCGCGATCCAGAAGACCCTGCGTAAGGCCAGGAACGGCCGCACGACCCTGGTGGTCGCGCACCGGCTGTCGACCGTGGCGGACGCAGACCAGATTCTGGTGCTGAAGGCCGGGCGGATCGTCGAACGCGGCGGGCACCACGAACTCGTGGCCCGACAGGGTGGGGAGTATGCGGCCTTGTGGCGCAAACAGACGCGCGGCGGAAAGACGCCTCAGATGGCGGACTGA
- a CDS encoding threonine aldolase family protein: MRYDFGSDNTAGMALSAIEGLVRANKGFARAYGADDVTARAADQIRQRLDADAEVRFVFSGTAANAIALSMLAQPYEAVLAHHAAHICTDETGAPGFFGHGVGLIGLPGFSGKIDPLALQAQLGEPEVGHRQPPAALSLTQATEYGSVYTEEELRHLIEPAKALGYGVHMDGARLTNAVAAGFDLKDIPRLGVDVLVFGGAKAGANCAEAIVLFDKSLARRLDNRLKQAGQTSSKTRLLSGPMLGLLESGDWESGGAHANLMAQRLAAGIAGRSPFVLAHPVEANAVFVRMPPEAHARLNEMGWACYAFDDGSVRFVCSWATQEAAVDELIEAVAGLG, from the coding sequence ATGCGTTACGATTTCGGCTCCGATAACACCGCCGGCATGGCGCTGAGCGCCATCGAAGGCCTGGTGCGCGCCAACAAGGGATTCGCCCGCGCCTATGGCGCAGACGATGTCACAGCCCGCGCCGCCGACCAGATCCGCCAGCGTCTGGATGCCGACGCCGAGGTGCGTTTTGTTTTCAGCGGGACGGCGGCCAACGCCATCGCCCTGTCGATGCTGGCCCAACCCTATGAGGCGGTGCTGGCGCACCATGCGGCGCACATCTGCACCGACGAGACGGGCGCGCCGGGCTTCTTCGGTCACGGTGTCGGCCTGATCGGGCTGCCGGGGTTCTCGGGCAAGATCGATCCATTGGCCCTGCAGGCGCAGTTGGGCGAACCCGAAGTCGGGCATCGTCAGCCGCCCGCCGCCCTGTCGCTGACCCAGGCCACGGAATATGGCTCGGTCTATACCGAGGAAGAGCTGCGCCACCTGATCGAACCGGCCAAGGCGCTGGGCTACGGCGTTCACATGGACGGCGCGCGCCTGACCAATGCGGTCGCCGCCGGCTTTGACCTGAAGGACATTCCGCGCCTGGGCGTGGACGTGCTGGTGTTCGGCGGGGCCAAGGCGGGCGCCAACTGCGCCGAGGCGATCGTGCTGTTCGACAAGAGCCTGGCGCGGCGACTGGACAACCGTCTGAAACAAGCGGGCCAGACGTCGTCTAAGACGCGTCTGCTGTCGGGTCCGATGCTGGGCTTGCTGGAAAGCGGCGATTGGGAATCGGGCGGCGCCCACGCCAATCTGATGGCGCAGCGCTTGGCGGCCGGCATCGCGGGGCGGTCGCCCTTCGTCCTGGCCCATCCGGTGGAGGCGAACGCGGTCTTCGTGCGAATGCCGCCAGAGGCGCACGCCCGCCTGAACGAAATGGGTTGGGCCTGCTACGCCTTCGATGACGGTTCGGTGCGCTTCGTCTGTTCATGGGCGACGCAGGAAGCGGCCGTGGACGAGTTGATCGAGGCGGTCGCCGGTCTGGGCTGA